The nucleotide sequence CCTTCGTTGATAACGCCGAAGCCTCTTCCAGCAAAGCCTCTCCCGTCAGCTCTGAACGCCCCGCTGGTGCTAATGGCGttaaaattcgtttaaaaatcgaactaaTAGGGATGCTGGGAGACGTAGCACTGGACTCCGTACCTGCCAAGGTTTGTTTTTTCTAGGCCTCTGTACGAGCTGCAGCAAGCACCTGGACGATGGTTGCCGAATCATCTTCATGAGAGATCGGCGAGGGCGCAAGCATGGTGGAGGTTTCCTGCCGCGCATTCGGAGGGTCTCTGGTCTGAGAAGCGAGGAGTTGGGAAGATGGGTCCCCCGAACCCCCAGCGACGTCCCTCTTggaagcctcttggaaggtTCGAGGATCTCCCTCCACTGCTCTTCGCGACCTAGAAggtattgagttttttttattattcttccTACTCTTTGGAACTCGCTCGGGAGGTACAGCCCTCTCCGACATTCTCTGGTTGCTGGGAGAAGCCGAGGGACCCTTACTCCCTGGGAAGTCCAAAATCATTCCTCCGGTGATAGAAGAATACGATATCTCCCAGACCTCTTCaactaagaaagagataacaatgaaaatcaaatacagacaaaggaagaagaaagagtaaAGAAGAGGATGAAAGAAGAAGAGCTCACAGTTCTCGCCGTCCAAGCCCGCTTGGGTAAGGCTGGGATTGGAAAGCCATCCTTCTTCCCAGTTCCGGCTGTTCTTCATAAGTCGGCAAGCGAAATCTTTGATGGTCTCGACGCTCAGACGCTTGTGCTTGGTATCTAGAGTTCACTCGTTGCAGACAGACCAGATTTCTTGAGAAGAGCCGGATGGCCTGGGGCGGACGAAGACGAAGCGCTCTTTCCAATCATCAGAATCTTTTAACCCGCCAGATTGCATGAGAGTCGAGGCAGAAATCTCAAGTCCGGAGTAACCCTTGCAGGCGAGGAGGCGGCCATCTTTCACGATTCGGGGGGAGATGGAGATCCACCCTCCTGGGTCGCGGTTGGTCATGAAGAAGTAGTCGAAGAGGTCCCCGGTTGGCTTAATTTTGCCAGTATGGCAAATAAGGAGGAACCCCATCAGGTATCGCCATCCGAAGGGGGACAGCTGGGCGGGAGCGATGGTAAGATGTTGAAGTAAGGACATCACTCTTCTTCGGGGGGAAGTCGAAAGCCCCTATCAAAAGCACACTTGTAAATGCAGAGGTGGCCGGCGACGGGATGACACGCTCGCAAATGGCTATTGAACTCTACTTCCCACTCTTCGAGGACGTTGTATTTTTCTCTGAACTGCTGGCATTCCGTTTGGCTCATCCATTGGCATGGAATTGAGGCAGCAGGGTGTTTTTCCCATTCAATAAGCTCTGCGCCGGCGAAATTGAACCTCCCAGAACCAATTATCGCCATAGCAAAGAGCTAGAAGAAAGAGATGTGGAAGAAGGGGAAAATGCTTACCGGCACAAGAAGAGCTAAAGCTGAAGGAAAGTCGTGTGGAAAGAGAAGTAAAAGGGGTGAAGAGTTCCCATTTAAACTGTGGGAGTAAGAGACCAAAGGGCGAGCAATAATGGGCATTAATCACCCCGCATTGGCAGAGCTCGAAAGACAAAAAGGCCTTGGACAACGCATAGGGAAGGGATATCGCCGTCAAAACCAATCGATTCTCGCGCCCTCCAAACacgagcaaaaaaaaaaaaaagcagaagTTAGAAGGAAGAGCCTTGGGAGCTTTACCACTCCTCGAGCCCTTCAAGCCGAAGAGCTCAAGAAGTGGGagggcaagtgatgaggagaatgccctcggtcccataattacgccatTGCCCCAGACGGATACCCAGTGGCGGTCAGGAGATACGTTTCCCAATAGGGAGTTTAGTCTGTGATCTTCTTGTTTAAATCTAGAAGATACATGGCAGACaagcatcgccacgtcaatcGAATAGGCACTCCGTAAAGAAATCTCCGAGGCCGTAGGAACAGACTAACTTGCCGAAGGTCACGGAAGCAGcagctatcccgaactcctcggagacaGATACTATTACGAAATCCTTATCGGGAAGGTTCCGAAGAAAACGAATgggagatcccgaagatccctccatgatccttatcccgagaaaaggttaAAAGGGGAGGCGAGGTAAGAGAAAGGggattcctttttcttttcttgagcATATAGTTTGAGTAAATATACTTAATCCTCAATTGAGAGATATCTAACTTGATTGTCGGAGGTTGACCGGGGGAACaagtccccgtctccattgcaagTACCTTTGAAGAGGCAAGAAGGAAACATGCGGCTACCACTTCATAAAATTAATCATCAAATAGCAAGATTTCTTTAGAATTGGTTGAGAAAATTACTCTTATGTTTAAATTAGACttggaataataataaaagtagaATTAGAAAACCAAGAATTATAATTGAGAATGGTAACCCTAAATGAGGGATAACTCCTTATATAGTAGTTTAGAGATAATTCTTTACTTAAGATCTCATTGTTAGATATCATTTAGAAATAGTGATCTTAGACAAATTTAGAGGGATTAAAATTATCTGTGCGATTGCCTTTTGATATGCCTTGCGAACGAGGAAAGGTTCATAGAAAATCGAGTGGGCAGGCACCTCACGGCGCTGAGACTCCAAAATGTGTTGAGACTTCAAGATGCGTCGAgactttaaaatgttacaagAGTCTAAAATGTGACAAAACTTCAAAATGTGACGAGATCTGAGATAACTTGAACCTTAAAATCACCCACAACTAAAAGACTATCCAAAGCGAATGTGATATGCCCTGAAAATTGCACTCATATCCGATTGGAGAGTAGATCCAAGCGTTGGAATATAAATGGGTTTAAACCAAGGCGAAAAGGTAAGGGAGTCACTTAAGACTGAACAGGTGAAGACCCATTCGGTTATATGACCGAGTGAGTAAGGGGTTCTCATCCCTGTCTCTCTTCTACCTTTCAAGACATGAAAAAGTAAGGCCACCTACATGATCATTTGACCAAATGGTTGTCTCCCACCCACATCTCATCCCTTGGATACACCATCACAATTGTGAAACTCTTGGGACGGGCCTCGAAACTCTTGGGACGGGCCTCGAAACTCTTGGAATGGTCGCGAAACTCTTGGGAtaggtcacgagaccctcaagATGGGCCGCGTGACTCTCGAGATAGCCACCAAGtgtcccccctctctctcctctataaatagaaggccaCACCTCCGACCTCAGGTATGCTTTGCTTGGCACTCTAAGTACATTCTTGCTCTCCCGCTTTTGagaactaacttaagcatcagagggtttgtGTGGGGACACTCACCTGTGCCCCTAATCATGCATTCGTCTTACAAGTCTCTCGGTCATCAAGACTCTCTCAATCATCAAAGGTCACCCGATCATTAGAAAGCCTCTCGTCAGATCCAAAGAGGTCTCCTTTTCAAAAGATCACGAGTCTCAAGACACTctggtgacgagactctcaagGCACTTGTGACGAGACTCTCAAGACACTTTGGTGATGAGACTCTCAATGTACTTTGGTGATGAGATTCTCAGAATTTACAAGACTCTCATGGTTCTCAGGACTCTCAAGACTCTCAGGATCCCCGATACTCATAAGACTCTACATTCTCAAAAATCTCGTGATCAACCACACACATTGCATTCTtctatgattaaaaataaattgttgtattttgacaacaccTTCTTATGATTTTGGAGAAAGATTTATCTCAATTTTATCTAGATTAAGATTAATTGTTAGATTATATGAAGTAATCTTAAATCATGTTTGACTTTATCCGCTAATCTAAGAGAAAATCCTAGTTAAATTGGGGAATTAAATTCAAGATTTGGTTGGTTTGCCCTTTAAGTTTGTGGGAAATCCTTTTCTAGGTCGAGCCAAGCGCAAGTGGAATATTGAGACTGAGGATGGCGTTAAACATGGCCCAAGGGTGAGAGTGACTTGAGACTGAGGACGGCCATAAACATAGCACAAAGGTGAGAGTGACTTGGTTATTGTGGTTGAGGCTAGGAGTGACCCAAAGAAGATACACACGTATCATCAAAAGTCCCctacttttgttttttttttaagttcaatATAATTTAATAGAGGAAGTTGAATTAGTGTCATCCTCCCTACTTGAATCTCAGGGCCAAGGGAGGCTTGCAAGTGTGGTGCTTGTAAGTGTCGTTAGTTGAGAGGCTCCAGATTCGTACATAATTAATGCGGTAGCCAACACCAGCAGCTTTCTTTCCATCAAACAGTCTTCACTTGCCTAGAAGGTCTAAGTCACGCGCTGTTGAAGTAGTGTGTGTCGCACACGTGCAGTCAAATACTAGGCTTCGAATGGCTGGGTGGGTGGTTGAATTCAACACCAATTTTTGGGCATATCACCCATTATTGAGAAAATGTGTCCCTGTTCATGCATTCAACTTCGGTTTTTGACTGCCAGCTTAGCGTCGCATGGAATTTCTGACAGTGGCTCGGGATTGCACCTGCATAACTCTAACCCCTACAAGTGACTGGGTTCACGATGGTCTGTTCCCTTGCCAAAGTTGAAGCTACTCCAACCCTTTGTTTTTTAGTTCTGGTTCAACCATGTCAAAGACTTGGGGGGTGGATCTATTTGTCCCCGAAGAAGCGACCTCATCTAAAGCACACAAAATATGATGCCAAAGAGATGATACAAAACAAGGTGTCAAAGTACTTCAATGATTGTAAGGATACCTTTATCCTAGTCTAAATGGTGAAATCACTCATCTCGGGCGCCTCCCACACCCCACCCAACCCAACAAGACATGGGGGGTTAATCATAGTGACCTAACCGGATGCAGTGACTAGACTCGAGCTCACCAAGAACACATTTATCTTGATTTGCTCTAGGGTTGACAACCCTTGGAAGGGCACCTAGTTCGCTCAGAATGTTTGGGATTGTGCCGAGGAAACACAAGAGTGTTGGTTTGCTGTTTAATAAATAAGTGACCTAAAATTAAGGAGTTGAGTATGATAATTAGTTTACAGTTTAATAAACAAGTGGCCTGAAAGCAAGGAGTTGAGGATGACAATAGTGGGaagttattaataaataaatctcatacatccattaataaaataattgatgcTTGATAGATGTATCAGATTAAAGGAGGAGTTACACATATATTGGTTCTTTCTCTCCCcgtaagagaaaaataatgaaaatccATCCGTGAATTAGAGTGTGTTTTATCAAAAGGAGTAAGGGAGAGAAATTAATATACAGAAAATAACAAATGCACTGCAAtgacttcatcatcatcatcaaaccCAAGTATGTAAAAATCATAGATTTAAAAGATCGTAGGTGTGAAAGATGAAAGAAGtagaagataataattttttcttacaaaaacCCCTTTTGATAAGAAGTTTGAGATGAAGTGGTGCAGTTGTTCAATGCTTGAAACTAGTTCCAGACTTTAAGAAAGAGATATTTTCTAGCCTTTCTTGAGAAAGTTTGGCTTTTTAGGTAGGTGATGTACATTTTATCCATTTTTGCAAGgtgattttctttttagcgtatgctttttctcatttatttttttattttttttgaggtTTTCATTTGAATACTTTGTCCAAGTGGTGCTGATTATCTAAATAACAagattttagatttttcatAATGAAGATTAAGTGATTAGATCATGATAAGCTAGATCTAgatcataaatttgattttttgtccTGTACAATTAGGTAAAATTTTCACCCGTAATTTATCTCCTCTATCAAAATCGATGACTCAAGCGATAGAAAatcacacaaaaataataatctcaaGATTTTAAATTTCTCATACTCAAAAAGGTCATCTTCCCCTAGATAATTCAAAAAAGAACAACCACAAAGGCCAAGGTAACGTTAGTCCCTCAAAGATTCTTGAAACCAACAAAAATGACGCTAAAGTTGACTCGAGTACACTAAAAGTTATCTGAGATTTGCGATGGTTTCAATTTAATGGCTTTATAGTTCGGTGGTCTCAATAATATAGTGTTGTGCGTGCACGCACGTGTAAAACATAAAATCGATGAAATTTTTAGTTTGGCCATATCTAAATGGTacaaaagtattttaaatttttttttggaattttaactaataacagaaaaaaatgtaattgcttttttttctttttggattacGCCTCACTGATGTCCTCAACCACCCTACCCCTAGAGTTACACTGAGGAAGTAAATCGTAAGATATGCCCGAGTAACCAATGTGGTAAGCCTTGACACCACTGATACCACTCCTAAAATCCTCCCTCAAAAAGAAGCATCCTGCTTTTTCCAGGAATCGAACTCACACTAGGAGTGCCAGACAAGTTTTCAGCCTGTCCTTTTGCCACTTGGTTATgccgccgggggggggggggtaatacttttagggtttagggtatTACTTTTGGTTATGCCggcgggggggggggtattACTTTTATTTCTCACATGTTTGGGGTACAATGTTTTTAGGCCAAATCCTACAACCAGGAGGGCATGGTTAAATATGTCACCACCCCCTTTCAAAGAAGCAAAATGAAAATGTATACGCCTCTCAAACATTACTCCCTTCCATAGCATCATGCTGCTATGTGTGGTGTTTAGAAACACTGAGTTAAAAAAGTTTCAAGTGCATGGTCTCTTTTGAACCCATAAAACATGATAATTGCCACAAACAGATCCATCAATCACACAAAATCAAATGCCTTGTAAGTAAatatcagagagagagagagcacaaatCATTCACTAAACAAAAGTAAGTTTTCTAACTACTAATATCTTATATCAAttatttaagaagaaaaaaacaaattgcATGGCTAGGAATCATCCGGCAGGCATCTCATATCATTCATCATTTTACTAATTATCTTTCTACACTTGTTGCTAGAAACAGTATTAGGGGACTACCACCAGTAGTAAGTATTTAGGGCAGGCAGGAGGAGAAGAAGTTGGACATCAAGGAAACTCTTGAGTCACAGAAAGACGGGAGCCATCACCAGAGTTATTGTCGCAAGCATTTTGATGAGGACATGGAGTGAAGGCCCCGCTGTGTCTTTGAATGGGTCTCCCACACTGTCAGCAAATTAATCAATATTATCATCGATCAatcaatcacaaaaaaaaaaaaaaaaaaatgcgtAAGTAAATATTGGAGGACCTGCAGAGAAACAAGAATTCTGCTAAAAAGTTGGAACTTTATTCTCTCTGTTTGTATATGCATATAGATATAATTCTTTTCTTCCTGCTCATTATAGATTCAAGCTTTTCTTCCTTTGAATGTGCTAACACTAGTACTACTGGCACACtcctaaaacaagaaaataagatgGATGGGGGAATGGGGATGCAGCTCGGTAAATGCTAAAGCCACTAGTCTACTAACACGAAAATATGCTGCAACTATCATTCATTACTTTTAATCACAGAAGTGCTACTTACGTATCTCCGGTAATTGCAGCTTTATGGCAGTCGCTCCCTTTGCCCCCAAGAGCACCAGTCTCAATGTACTTCTTTGCATTATCCCAGGCACCACCAGCGGTGTTCAGGAAAAGAGCCATAAGAATCCCAGAAACAGTTGCAAACATCAACATAGAGGCAACAACTTTAGCCCCAAGTAGAGGGTGTCCAGTATAATAGCCCAATACCCGGAAGACAAAACCTTTATCATGATAGAGACAGTGATTTCAGTGAATCATGGTATAGCATGTACACATGAAATATACACATAGATGTAGAAGATTAGAAGACAAGAAGCTGGTACATACAGCTCTAGAAGATAAACTAAGACATGCGGATTGCCAAAATTAGATACAGATTTATTTGAACACAATACACACCCTAATGGCAACATCACAGCTCTGATCGTGATCATATTAATTTATCAACAAAAAACCTATTTGGAGTTAAATATCTGTTCATTTAATTTGAGATGCTAGTGACTTAGCAACTAAATCAGATAAATGCAAATCTAACTGCTATATAGAACTAAATCAAATACATGCAAATCTATTTAACTGTCAATCACTTTTATGGCAACAATGAAATGAATTATCACCGTGTAAGCTATCTAAGCCCTAAATCTTGTACTAGCCAAATAGATTGTTTTCTCATTTCTAGACAGCTGCGTACATTCCACCACCAAAACAGCAATAAGAATAACAACTAATTATTTGGGCAACAGAAGGAAAATAGTAGGTAACTCACCAACAAGTATAGGTGAAACAATAGCCAAAGCACCAGGTTTTATCATCTCCCTCAAAGATGCTGTTGCCACAATGGCAACACAACGACCATAATCTGGTTTCTCCTTATAGTCCTGTAGGAAAAATGCCCAAAATATTCACTGATAACGCAGACAATGCAATATAGAGATTAACTGGAGACACTCACCATGATACCGGGTCTCTCAATAAACTGTCTTCTTACTTCATTAACCACCTCTTGAGCAGTTCGACCAACGGCAGAGCAGGCCCATGCGCTGAATACAAAAATAAGCATAGAGCCCAACAATCCACCAACAAATACTTCTGGGATGGCAATGTCAACCTGCATGAAAGCAGCAGTAAACTTGGATAGTGTCAAACTGAAACTGGGGGGGAAAACCATACAAATTTGGATTAGAAATTGGACTAACCTGTCTAAAAGGTACTTGAGCAAATGCAGCCACCTCATCCATATAAGCACTGAATAGGAGGAAAGATGCAAGTGCTGCAGATCCAATTGCAAATCCTTTGGTAGTAGCTTTTGTGGTGTTGCCAACCGCATCAAGTATATCAGTAATCTCCCGAACACTTTCAGGCTGTAAGTTACATTGTTAATTATATAGTccacatccccccccccccaaatggggaaaaatgaaaaaaatatatatatacatatatttagtGGACAGTTTCTACTGTCAAAAGGGTTAACATTTCCAAAGAATTGGCAGGTTACCTGTTGACTCATCTCTGCTATTCCACCTGCATTATCAGCAATTGGGCCAAACATATCCATGGTGAGAACATAAGCTGCAGTACTAAGCATTCCCATTGTTGCCACAGCTGTTCCAAATAATCCACCAGTGGGATTTCCAGCATCGTCAACCAGTCCTGAAGTATGACCCAGCCAGAATGCTGAAACAATAGATATACTTATGACAAGAACAGGAAGACCCGTTGATTCCAAGCCCAAACTGATACCAGCAATTATGTTAGTTCCATGTCCTGTGGAACTTGAAAGTGCTAATGTGCGTACTGGCTCATGCTTGTAGTCAGTGTAGTACTTAGATATCCAAACAAATACATATGCTGTCATAATTCCAACCAAACCACACAAAGCAAAGTTCAACCATGCGGAAGGGGCTTGTTCAGTATATAGCATCCACCGTGTAGACTGTAAAAATAGTGCAAACAATAATTCTTAGTTTCCATTGCAACCGGCTATTATTTAAAACACTTTGTTAATATGTTTCATTAGTCAATAAAAACTTGGTTTGCAGTCAAACCCCTAGTTGTTTGGGTTATTTACATAAGGACCCCCTATGGTTTAAAAATGTTTCTAGAGGTCCTTGTGGTTGACTTCTTTTGCTTAGGCACCCCTGTCAGTTTAAAATGTCTCTCGATGAGGTCTCcaagcataaaaaattaagccACGGGAACCTCCAAAGATGTTCTTAAACCATAGGGTTAAAATGCCTCAGAATGAGGTGTTCCAGCAAAAAAACTTACACCATAAAGACCTCCAGAGACATTTTTAAACTACAGGGGGTCTCCTTGCAAATGACCCAAACCACAGGGGGTCTGGATACAATTTACTCTAAAAACTTTTACCAGTCCGAAAGTCACAACAGCTAAGAATATTGTAACAGAATATCCTCTCTGAAGAATTGCCATAGGATCCTCTAATGCTCCTATCATTCCGGAGTCACGTCTACTGCGAATTGAAAGTATTCCCACTGACGATATCACTAGGTCAAATGAGTGAACCACAAGTGGGAATAAAATAAAGCCCGATGGATCTGCATGCAATAGATGGAAGTAGCTGCATGAGttcaataaataagaaaaaaccTCAATCCTTATCAGTATTATTCTCAAAGGAAGCAACATCATAGGAATGAAGAAAATGGCTCATTATCTGGTGGATCCTGAGGAGTTGCTGCCCAAAGATCATCAGTTTCAAAACAAGAATGCA is from Diospyros lotus cultivar Yz01 chromosome 2, ASM1463336v1, whole genome shotgun sequence and encodes:
- the LOC127794892 gene encoding pyrophosphate-energized membrane proton pump 2, which produces MDDEMESGNLGPYQDRPRTFPNMRNKTYTPLIFRILMRINVRVLFVLALLGLGAVFYIGASTSPIIVFVFTICIISFLFSIYLTKWVLSKDEGPPEMAQISDAIRDGAEGFFRTQYGTISKMAVLLALVILGIYLIRSTTPQQESSGLGRSTSAYITVAAFLLGALCSGIAGYVGMWVSVRANVRVSSAARRSAREALQIAVRAGGFSAIVVVALAVLGVAILYATFYVWLGVGLPGSMNVTDLPLLLVGYGFGASFVALFAQLGGGIYTKAADVGADLVGKVEQGIPEDDPRNPAVIADLVGDNVGDCAARGADLFESIAAEIISAMILGGTMAQRCKIEDPSGFILFPLVVHSFDLVISSVGILSIRSRRDSGMIGALEDPMAILQRGYSVTIFLAVVTFGLSTRWMLYTEQAPSAWLNFALCGLVGIMTAYVFVWISKYYTDYKHEPVRTLALSSSTGHGTNIIAGISLGLESTGLPVLVISISIVSAFWLGHTSGLVDDAGNPTGGLFGTAVATMGMLSTAAYVLTMDMFGPIADNAGGIAEMSQQPESVREITDILDAVGNTTKATTKGFAIGSAALASFLLFSAYMDEVAAFAQVPFRQVDIAIPEVFVGGLLGSMLIFVFSAWACSAVGRTAQEVVNEVRRQFIERPGIMDYKEKPDYGRCVAIVATASLREMIKPGALAIVSPILVGFVFRVLGYYTGHPLLGAKVVASMLMFATVSGILMALFLNTAGGAWDNAKKYIETGALGGKGSDCHKAAITGDTVGDPFKDTAGPSLHVLIKMLATITLVMAPVFL